One stretch of Armigeres subalbatus isolate Guangzhou_Male chromosome 2, GZ_Asu_2, whole genome shotgun sequence DNA includes these proteins:
- the LOC134209278 gene encoding chitooligosaccharidolytic beta-N-acetylglucosaminidase isoform X2 yields the protein MARLLICASLLICLLCIQWTTGQEADSPPVWGYRCANSRCQKVALDGGETETNKAVSLSVCRLYCDGLFGTVWPRPTGNFRLGNNLIRVDPWTVEFRWGKRYDALDKYWEGSVERFRAQLSKKANGEEIRSGGKGVQVTVDVGGDSLVLNHETDESYKLKIHGGEDGSVQVTIEAGSYFGARHGLETLAQLIVFDDIRNELQVVADVEIQDAPVYAHRGLALDTSRNYVSVDAIKTAIDALAMVKMNVFHWHITDSHSFPLVIKSQPILHTFGAYSRKQIYTAADVEDIVQYALTRGVRVIPELDAPAHVGEGWEKTNLTTCFSFQPWTKYCVEPPCGQLDPTKEKMYDVLEDIYREMNAMFTNSDLFHMGGDEVSFSCWNSSVEIQQWMKAQGWGLEEADFLKLWNHFQTNALERLDKSLNDKRPIVMWTSRLTEEPYVDKYLNKDRYIIQIWTTGDDPKIAALLEKGYKLIMSNYDALYLDCGFGGWVQGGNNWCSPYIGWQKVYNNDLKSLGGQYSSQILGAEAALWTEQADQHSLDGRLWPRVSALAERLWTDPREGWQAADSRMLVHRERLVENGIAAESLQPQWCLQNEGECPITQGA from the exons ATGGCGCGTCTGCTGATATGCGCTTCGCTGTTGATTTGTTTACTCTGCATTCAATGGACGACTGGCCAAGAAGCTGATAG CCCTCCGGTTTGGGGCTATCGCTGCGCCAACAGTCGCTGCCAAAAGGTGGCCCTCGATGGTGGTGAAACTGAAACGAACAAAGCGGTAAGCCTGTCTGTGTGCCGTTTGTACTGCGATGGACTCTTCGGCACGGTATGGCCTCGCCCGACCGGTAACTTCCGGCTGGGGAACAATCTGATTCGCGTCGATCCGTGGACGGTTGAGTTCCGGTGGGGTAAGCGATACGATGCACTGGACAAGTACTGGGAGGGCAGTGTGGAGCGTTTCCGCGCGCAGTTGTCGAAAAAGGCGAACGGAGAGGAGATCCGGTCCGGTGGAAAAGGAGTTCAGGTAACGGTTGATGTGGGTGGGGACTCGTTGGTTTTGAATCACGAAACCGACGAAAGCTATAAGTTGAAGATTCACGGAGGAGAGGATGGAAGTGTGCAGGTGACGATCGAAGCGGGTAGCTATTTTGGGGCACGCCATGGGTTGGAAACATTGGCCCAGTTAATTGTGTTCGATGATATTCGGAATGAGCTACAGGTGGTGGCTGATGTTGAGATCCAGGATGCTCCCGTATATGCGCATCGAGGCTTGGCTTTGGATACCTCCAGAAACTACGTAAGTGTAGACGCGATTAAAACGGCGATCGATGCTCTGGCGATGGTCAAAATGAACGTGTTCCACTGGCATATCACGGACTCCCACAGCTTCCCCCTTGTAATCAAATCGCAGCCAATTTTACACACTTTCGGAGCATATTCCAGGAAACAAATCTACACAGCGGCGGACGTTGAAGACATTGTACAATATGCTTTGACTCGCGGCGTTCGAGTCATTCCGGAGTTGGATGCCCCGGCTCATGTCGGAGAAGGTTGGGAAAAGACTAACTTGACCACGTGCTTCAGCTTCCAACCATGGACCAAATATTGCGTAGAGCCTCCTTGCGGTCAGTTAGACCCGACAAAAGAGAAAATGTATGACGTCCTGGAAGACATATACCGCGAAATGAACGCCATGTTCACCAATTCTGATTTGTTCCACATGGGAGGCGACGAAGTGTCCTTCAGCTGTTGGAACTCGAGCGTTGAAATTCAACAATGGATGAAGGCCCAGGGTTGGGGTCTGGAAgaagctgattttctcaaaTTGTGGAACCATTTCCAAACAAATGCTCTGGAACGGTTGGACAAGTCACTTAATGACAAGCGTCCTATTGTGATGTGGACGAGTCGCCTGACGGAGGAACCCTACGTTGACAAGTATTTGAACAAGGACCGTTACATCATCCAAATTTGGACGACTGGCGATGATCCGAAGATTGCTGCTCTCCTCGAAAAGGGCTACAAACTTATTATGTCTAACTACGATGCTCTTTATCTGGACTGCGGCTTTGGAGGTTGGGTCCAGGGTGGCAACAATTGGTGCTCTCCATACATAGGCTGGCAAAAGGTTTACAATAACGATCTAAAATCACTCGGCGGCCAATATTCATCGCAAATCCTCGGAGCCGAGGCAGCCCTATGGACCGAGCAGGCCGATCAGCATTCTCTGGATGGTCGTTTGTGGCCTAGGGTCAGTGCTCTGGCGGAACGGCTATGGACTGATCCTCGGGAGGGCTGGCAAGCCGCTGATTCACGCATGCTCGTGCATAGAGAACGACTGGTTGAGAATGGAATTGCCGCAGAAAGCCTGCAACCTCAGTGGTGCCTACAAAACGAGGGCGAATGTCCAATCACGCAAGGTGCTTAG
- the LOC134209278 gene encoding chitooligosaccharidolytic beta-N-acetylglucosaminidase isoform X1 gives MKSIGLIHASLALGFVAFVIVGIYVAVSYPKNNAFEPQSPPVWGYRCANSRCQKVALDGGETETNKAVSLSVCRLYCDGLFGTVWPRPTGNFRLGNNLIRVDPWTVEFRWGKRYDALDKYWEGSVERFRAQLSKKANGEEIRSGGKGVQVTVDVGGDSLVLNHETDESYKLKIHGGEDGSVQVTIEAGSYFGARHGLETLAQLIVFDDIRNELQVVADVEIQDAPVYAHRGLALDTSRNYVSVDAIKTAIDALAMVKMNVFHWHITDSHSFPLVIKSQPILHTFGAYSRKQIYTAADVEDIVQYALTRGVRVIPELDAPAHVGEGWEKTNLTTCFSFQPWTKYCVEPPCGQLDPTKEKMYDVLEDIYREMNAMFTNSDLFHMGGDEVSFSCWNSSVEIQQWMKAQGWGLEEADFLKLWNHFQTNALERLDKSLNDKRPIVMWTSRLTEEPYVDKYLNKDRYIIQIWTTGDDPKIAALLEKGYKLIMSNYDALYLDCGFGGWVQGGNNWCSPYIGWQKVYNNDLKSLGGQYSSQILGAEAALWTEQADQHSLDGRLWPRVSALAERLWTDPREGWQAADSRMLVHRERLVENGIAAESLQPQWCLQNEGECPITQGA, from the exons ATGAAGTCGATTGGTCTAATACATGCGAGTCTTGCCTTGGGGTTTGTTGCCTTTGTGATCGTAGGAATTTACGTTGCCGTCAGCTACCCTAAAAACAACGCGTTCGAACCCCAAag CCCTCCGGTTTGGGGCTATCGCTGCGCCAACAGTCGCTGCCAAAAGGTGGCCCTCGATGGTGGTGAAACTGAAACGAACAAAGCGGTAAGCCTGTCTGTGTGCCGTTTGTACTGCGATGGACTCTTCGGCACGGTATGGCCTCGCCCGACCGGTAACTTCCGGCTGGGGAACAATCTGATTCGCGTCGATCCGTGGACGGTTGAGTTCCGGTGGGGTAAGCGATACGATGCACTGGACAAGTACTGGGAGGGCAGTGTGGAGCGTTTCCGCGCGCAGTTGTCGAAAAAGGCGAACGGAGAGGAGATCCGGTCCGGTGGAAAAGGAGTTCAGGTAACGGTTGATGTGGGTGGGGACTCGTTGGTTTTGAATCACGAAACCGACGAAAGCTATAAGTTGAAGATTCACGGAGGAGAGGATGGAAGTGTGCAGGTGACGATCGAAGCGGGTAGCTATTTTGGGGCACGCCATGGGTTGGAAACATTGGCCCAGTTAATTGTGTTCGATGATATTCGGAATGAGCTACAGGTGGTGGCTGATGTTGAGATCCAGGATGCTCCCGTATATGCGCATCGAGGCTTGGCTTTGGATACCTCCAGAAACTACGTAAGTGTAGACGCGATTAAAACGGCGATCGATGCTCTGGCGATGGTCAAAATGAACGTGTTCCACTGGCATATCACGGACTCCCACAGCTTCCCCCTTGTAATCAAATCGCAGCCAATTTTACACACTTTCGGAGCATATTCCAGGAAACAAATCTACACAGCGGCGGACGTTGAAGACATTGTACAATATGCTTTGACTCGCGGCGTTCGAGTCATTCCGGAGTTGGATGCCCCGGCTCATGTCGGAGAAGGTTGGGAAAAGACTAACTTGACCACGTGCTTCAGCTTCCAACCATGGACCAAATATTGCGTAGAGCCTCCTTGCGGTCAGTTAGACCCGACAAAAGAGAAAATGTATGACGTCCTGGAAGACATATACCGCGAAATGAACGCCATGTTCACCAATTCTGATTTGTTCCACATGGGAGGCGACGAAGTGTCCTTCAGCTGTTGGAACTCGAGCGTTGAAATTCAACAATGGATGAAGGCCCAGGGTTGGGGTCTGGAAgaagctgattttctcaaaTTGTGGAACCATTTCCAAACAAATGCTCTGGAACGGTTGGACAAGTCACTTAATGACAAGCGTCCTATTGTGATGTGGACGAGTCGCCTGACGGAGGAACCCTACGTTGACAAGTATTTGAACAAGGACCGTTACATCATCCAAATTTGGACGACTGGCGATGATCCGAAGATTGCTGCTCTCCTCGAAAAGGGCTACAAACTTATTATGTCTAACTACGATGCTCTTTATCTGGACTGCGGCTTTGGAGGTTGGGTCCAGGGTGGCAACAATTGGTGCTCTCCATACATAGGCTGGCAAAAGGTTTACAATAACGATCTAAAATCACTCGGCGGCCAATATTCATCGCAAATCCTCGGAGCCGAGGCAGCCCTATGGACCGAGCAGGCCGATCAGCATTCTCTGGATGGTCGTTTGTGGCCTAGGGTCAGTGCTCTGGCGGAACGGCTATGGACTGATCCTCGGGAGGGCTGGCAAGCCGCTGATTCACGCATGCTCGTGCATAGAGAACGACTGGTTGAGAATGGAATTGCCGCAGAAAGCCTGCAACCTCAGTGGTGCCTACAAAACGAGGGCGAATGTCCAATCACGCAAGGTGCTTAG
- the LOC134209279 gene encoding transmembrane protein 267, whose translation MSPTVLLLLKHGMLLIVCLVGDKLLQTVQKPPLLKAAVDNVTHALIGLIATEIVVHQFRDQLGRSELWLLIGFGFGLASWIDVDHFIEARSFHIHDATNLTHRPFLHNSMIFLVLLVADIVMVNMQDNFRLSIWTAIAFVAFFTHHLRDAIRRGLWFRAPYLNNSTAPVLYWLYLALTQLCPHAVIALLHMQTGGTSGMSSVRYRPLEVI comes from the exons ATGTCTCCCACGGTGCTACTGCTTCTGAAGCATGGAATGCTGCTCATCGTGTGCCTGGTCGGTGACAAACTTCTGCAGACCGTACAGAAACCACCACTGCTCAAAGCAGCCGTAGACAACGTAACTCACGCTCTGATTGGCCTGATAGCCACCGAAATAGTCGTGCATCAGTTCCGCGACCAGTTGGGCAGAAGCGAACTTTGGTTGCTGATCGGGTTCGGTTTTGGACTCGCGTCCTGGATCGATGTGGACCATTTCATTGAAGCTCGATCGTTTCATATTCAC GATGCAACCAACCTCACTCACAGACCATTTCTCCACAATTCCATGATATTCCTGGTGCTTCTCGTCGCAGATATCGTGATGGTAAACATGCAAGACAACTTTAGATTATCAATCTGGACGGCGATTGCATTCGTGGCGTTTTTCACACACCACCTCAGAGATGCAATCCGACGGGGACTGTGGTTCAGGGCGCCGTACCTTAATAATAGCACTGCTCCGGTGCTCTACTGGCTCTACCTGGCACTGACGCAACTGTGCCCTCATGCTGTGATAGCGCTACTCCATATGCAGACCGGAGGAACATCGGGAATGTCATCGGTTCGATACCGACCACTTGAAGTTATTTAG
- the LOC134209280 gene encoding uncharacterized protein LOC134209280: MSIGTGYEKADSRNLPSIMEDTVINFFTSNPNFVTSESRQVKMQRSGRKNYGDMAVGFVKLQRFGEKCRIIASVVPEHRVNQRSYEVSLVINEANELIEDFSCECEANMGGCKHVSVFIFWIFRRNETPASTEVECYWNAAPMTAAARKKGVLWANEIVFSKNTPSTLDNDQENEDGTDRVLKKQIDPLKKLDINVKYALHSNFKDCKNPFGILKYLMPYDDAKTIQIDTLFIMFKKSKPVNMNMQTFFKYCETKMSYSILEQVQTHTTEQSESQEWIRLRIGRITASICYEASKCKTFAGSLVERIMGFTSPFETQNMKRGKELEKKVLAVLSSKYGTISEAGLFLSRTYPFLGASPDGIQKNIIYEIKCPATMKSLNKYYISESGNIMAKCLAQIQLQLHLCRRKKALFCVAKPIFETDAIVDNIIIKEVTHDQKYCLALIQKLESFWEKAVFVKLLAQYSYECK; this comes from the exons ATGTCAATTGGGACAGGCTACGAGAAGGCGGACTCTAGAAACCTGCCGTCAATAATGGAAGATACTGTGATTAATTTTTTCACATCAAATCCAAATTTCGTGACTTCAGAATCTAGACAAGTGAAGATGCAAAG ATCTGGTAGAAAGAATTACGGCGATATGGCAGTTGGGTTTGTAAAACTTCAGCGGTTTGGAGAAAAATGCAGAATTATAGCGAGTGTGGTTCCAGAGCATAGAGTAAATCAACGCTCATATGAAGTATCACTAGTCATTAATGAAGCAAATGAATTGATAGAAGATTTCTCCTGTGAATGTGAGGCCAACATGG GTGGCTGCAAGCATGTTTCGGTTTTCATATTTtggatttttcggagaaatgaAACACCAGCTTCCACAGAGGTAGAATGTTACTGGAATGCAGCCCCAATGACAGCAGCAGCTCGGAAAAAAGGTGTACTATGGGCAAATGAAAtagtattttcaaagaatactccAAGTACCCTTGATAATGACCAAGAAAATGAGGATGGTACAGATCGAGTTTTAAAGAAACAAATTGATCCTTTAAAAAAACTAGATATTAACGTGAAATATGCACTTCATTCTAATTTCAAGGATTGTAAGAATCCCTTTGGTATACTAAAATATTTAATGCCATATGATGATGCAAAAACTATTCAAATAGATACTCTATTCATAATGTTTAAGAAGTCGAAGCCTGTCAATATGAATATGCAAACTTTCTTCAAATACTGTGAAACCAAAATGAGCTATTCAATTCTTGAGCAAGTTCAAACTCATACAACAGAACAGAGTGAGAGTCAAGAATGGATTCGATTACGCATAGGACGTATAACTGCTTCAATTTGCTATGAAGCTTCAAAATGCAAAACGTTCGCTGGATCATTAGTTGAACGTATTATGGGATTCACCTCACCTTTCGAGACACAAAATATGAAGCGCGGAAAAgagttagaaaaaaaagttcttgcAGTGTTGTCTTCGAAGTATGGTACGATCTCTGAAGCAGGATTGTTCTTGTCAAGAACATACCCTTTTCTTGGAGCATCACCAGATgggattcaaaaaaatattatttatgaaATCAAATGTCCTGCTACAATGAAATCTTTAAACAAATATTATATAAGTGAATCAGGCAATATTATGGCAAAATGTCTTGCGCAAATACAGCTGCAATTGCATCTCTGTCGAAGAAAAAAAGCTCTATTTTGTGTTGCGAAACCCATTTTTGAAACTGATGCAATTGTAGATAATATAATAATTAAGGAAGTAACGCATGACCAGAAATATTGTTTAGCTTTAATACAAAAATTAGAAAGTTTTTGGGAAAAAGCAGTATTTGTCAAGCTATTAGCACAATATTCttatgaatgtaaataa
- the LOC134209054 gene encoding uncharacterized protein LOC134209054 → MYCILSAVSRSTLESNISTIESKSTDSYKPSATSACSFPSTEESLPSAYNYQIKRTQIEFTMEAIQNNSKHYTGIPKESFHVIDILAEATGISVRDMFIIFRKLRLNEAYWHLAIQFQLSTSSIGRIINENIALLADAMDGFIVWPEVEEVQINLPSTFKHRFGAVNTIIDCFEIQIERPTNAVHQALSYSMYKKCNTIKYLIACLPDGLINYISKGAGGRISDKEIVRESGFLDKLFENTMVMADRGFKSIELDIREKKCSLVRPPSTTVSKKMSREEVLLNKRIASLRIHVERAIGRLRDFQLLKPHATVESRIINKLDYYVCIACGICNIQPNLINE, encoded by the exons ATGT ATTGCATTCTAAGTGCCGTTAGTCGCAGTACATTGGAAAGTAATATATCCACAATTGAGTCAAAATCAACGGATTCTTACAAGCCTTCTGCCACGAGCGCGTGTTCATTCCCATCAACAGAAGAATCGCTTCCGAGTGCTTATAATTACCAAATCAAAAGAACTCAAATTGAATTTACTATGGAAGCAATCCAAAATAATTCAAAGCATTACACTGGAATCCCCAAGGAATCATTCCATGTGATAGACATTCTCGCTGAGGCTACTGGTATAAGTGTACGAGATATGTTTATCATATTTCGAAAACTTCGGCTGAATGAGGCATATTGGCATTTGGCGATACAGTTCCAGCTTTCGACATCAAGTATAGGAAGAATCATAAATGAAAATATTGCTCTGTTGGCAGATGCTATGGACGGGTTCATAGTTTGGCCAGAAGTCGAGGAAGTTCAAATAAATTTGCCCAGTACTTTTAAGCATAGATTTGGAGCTGTTAATACTATTATTGACTGCTTCGAAATTCAGATAGAACGGCCTACAAATGCTGTGCATCAAGCATTATCGTACTcaatgtacaaaaaatgtaataCAATAAAATATCTAATTGCATGTTTGCCAGACGGGTTAATAAATTATATATCAAAGGGGGCTGGAGGACGTATATCAGATAAAGAGATTGTTAGGGAAAGTGGTTTTCTAGACAAACTATTTGAAAATACGATGGTTATGGCCGACAGAGGATTCAAATCGATAGAACTAGATATACGTGAGAAAAAATGTAGCTTAGTAAGGCCGCCAAGCACAACTGTAAGCAAAAAAATGAGTCGCGAGGAAGTTTTGTTGAATAAAAGAATAGCTAGCTTGCGTATACATGTAGAAAGAGCTATAGGAAGATTAAGAGATTTTCAATTGCTTAAACCTCACGCAACAGTGGAAAGTAGAATAATAAATAAGTTAGATTATTATGTGTGCATTGCATGTGGTATATGTAATATTCAACCTAATTTGATCAATGAATAA
- the LOC134209281 gene encoding uncharacterized protein LOC134209281 yields the protein MEPTKRQFIKNCAVRDCGSSSGKNPGMVFVVVPIKNQNQRKKWLTKMNPRYRAKRLFCCELHFDLMEDCANYAEYCNQPQGFRRYFKLKKGVVPHKNLPTEELELVNYDKSVPSLPDVESIIADPLNSDGSETVIPQLQLPTSHASVDCQRETPNQASSSQSDIGTETMISKTPLSISYAFVDCQPGTSSQASSQKGTLKTEM from the exons ATGGAGCCAACGAAACGGCAATTTATAAAAAACTGTGCTGTGCGAGACTGCGGATCGAGCAGTGGCAAAAATCCTGGAATGGTTTTTGTGGTCGTTCCCATCAAGAACCAGAATCAAAGAAAAAAATGGCTAACAAAAATGAATCCACGTTACCGGGCGAAAAGGTTGTTCTGCTGTGAGCTACATTTTGAC CTAATGGAAGATTGCGCAAATTACGCAGAATATTGTAACCAACCGCAAGGATTCCGACGCTATTTCAAATTAAAGAAAGGAGTGGTTCCACATAAAAACCTACCTACAGAAGAACTTGAATTAGTCAACTACGATAAAAGTGTGCCATCTTTGCCTGATGTCGAGTCAATAATAGCGGATCCATTAAATTCAGATGGGTCTGAAACGGTTATCCCCCAACTGCAGCTACCAACATCGCATGCTTCTGTTGATTGCCAGCGTGAAACCCCAAATCAGGCATCATCATCTCAAAGCG ATATTGGGACAGAAACAATGATCTCCAAAACGCCGCTTTCAATTTCATATGCTTTTGTTGATTGCCAGCCCGGAACATCCAGTCAGGCATCGTCACAAAAAGGTACACTAAAAACCGAAATGTAG
- the LOC134209055 gene encoding uncharacterized protein LOC134209055 produces MIQIASQIMDDSLGHDESGRRSCSGTDTVAEKAQKETKLAERKLLEARCKSLLVEKIAVSQLEYVKGKSTPKAIWATLQNVFAKKGISCQFYLLKQLAVMKYSEPKPMEEHLLRFERIIRELASADIVMHERLVVTVHTRRNNCDIESTLDGDSAFFGERSNIKCFSCGKVGHKKSNCPMKKDTDQRKSSGKPKKKERANVAGFEVAFVTESDGDVKREGKSLSQFRWILDSGATEHMVQTADCLRNVVKLDQPVPIVVASGKVVYGRHSGTVKMVSMVGGRRINSVMNDVLYVPELQYNLFSVRRIGKLGMRVTFGNDVVEIKRGSDVVATGKLSGKLYVLNAIVERGPVDEALVTLLANEYELWHRIFGHIGKSGQKTLVRDEMVNGMALREGAFRENEVAVYILAAKDEVLDAFKQYANMAEGHFDRKIRRLRCDNGGEYVSKEFQQYCRDRGMLVDYTVPYTPQQNGVSERLNRTILDKARAMVEDSGLPKKLWREAVQAAVYIVNRSPTVALNKKTSYEMWYGHKPDVSKLRIWGSKAYSFVPKEKRSKLDARSQVCYSVGYGVNGYRLWDSRK; encoded by the exons gtcgtcgctcctgctcgggtacgGATACGGTTGCAGAGAAGGCGCAGAAGGAGACGAAACTGGCGGAGCGGAAACTTCTGGAAGCACGTTGCAAGTCGTTGCTGGTGGAGAAGATCGCTGTTTCGCAGCTGGAATACGTCAAGGGTAAGTCCACTCCGAAGGCTATCTGGGCAACGTTGCAGAATGTGTTCGCGAAGAAGGGAATTTCCTGTCAGTTTTACCTACTGAAGCAACTGGCCGTGATGAAGTACAGCGAACCGAAACCGATGGAAGAGCATCTGCTGCGGTTTGAGCGGATCATCCGGGAGCTTGCCTCAGCGGACATCGTGATGCACGAGCGGCTGGTGGT AACAGTGCACACTCGGCGGAACAATTGCGACATTGAGAGCACGTTGGATGGTGATTCGGCGTTCTTCGGCGAGCGGTCCAACATCAAGTGTTTTTCCTGCGGGAAAGTGGGCCACAAGAAGTCAAACTGCCCCATGAAGAAGGACACGGACCAACGAAAATCGTCTGGTAAGCCGAAGAAAAAGGAAAGGGCCAACGTTGCTGGTTTCGAAGTGGCATTCGTGACGGAGTCGGATGGCGATGTGAAGCGTGAAGGTAAGAGTTTGAGCCAGTTCCGATGGATTCTCGATTCGGGCGCAACCGAGCATATGGTGCAGACAGCGGATTGTCTTCGGAACGTGGTGAAGCTGGACCAACCGGTCCCAATCGTGGTTGCATCCGGAAAGGTTGTGTATGGTCGTCACTCTGGAACCGTCAAGATGGTGTCGATGGTTGGAGGACGGCGAATCAACAGCGTGATGAACGACGTACTATACGTGCCGGAACTGCAGTACAATCTGTTTTCCGTTCGGCGCATCGGCAAGCTTGGGATGCGTGTGACGTTTGGAAACGATGTAGTGGAAATCAAGCGTGGCAGCGATGTGGTTGCCACTGGTAAGTTGTCCGGCAAGTTGTACGTTCTGAACGCAATCGTGGAGCGTGGACCGGTCGACGAAGCACTGGTCACCCTTTTGGCAAACGAGTACGAGCTGTGGCATCGAATATTCGGCCACATAGGTAAGAGTGGTCAGAAGACTTTGGTGCGCGACGAAATGGTCAACGGCATGGCACTGAGGGAGGGAGCGTTCCGGGAGAACGAAGT CGCCGTATACATCCTTGCGGCGAAAGATGAGGTCCTGGATGCTTTCAAGCAGTACGCGAACATGGCCGAAGGACATTTTGACCGAAAAATTCGTCGCCTCCGGTGCGACAACGGCGGAGAATATGTCAGCAAGGAGTTCCAGCAGTACTGCAGAGACCGTGGAATGCTGGTGGACTACACCGTTCCATACACGCCTCAGCAGAACGGCGTGAGCGAGCGCCTAAATAGGACAATCCTGGACAAAGCGAGAGCGATGGTGGAAGATTCCGGCCTGCCAAAGAAGCTTTGGCGCGAGGCGGTTCAAGCGGCGGTGTACATCGTCAATCGGAGTCCGACGGTGGCGTTGAACAAGAAGACGTCATACGAAATGTGGTACGGGCACAAGCCAGACGTGTCCAAACTCCGCATCTGGGGAAGCAAGGCCTACAGTTTCGTTCCCAAGGAGAAGCGATCCAAGCTGGATGCTCGTAGCCAGGTATGTTACTCCGTGGGCTACGGGGTAAACGGATATCGGCTGTGGGATAGCCGGAAGTAG